The DNA segment AAATGTGGCATTTGTCACGACAGCAAAACTTTCAAGCAGCCATGAGAAGTGGCTCAACAAGTGCACCAAGAGACATCTCATTTAGCTTCTTTGTCGTATAAAGTATTTTTGTTATTGTTCAACTGCAACCCCAGTATCAACTGTCCGGGGAGGTCTCCATTTTCTGTCAATGAAACTCCTCTCTAATACATTCTCGGCCACCTTTGCCTCCTCATCCTGTAACCTTTCATCAATCAGTTGCAGCAATTCTGGCAGCCCAACTCCAGTTATAGCAGATGTTTTGACATGAGGACCATGCTGAGCTTGATAATTTTCCAACCCCAGGTTGTTTAACGTCTCAACTTGTTGTTCACCCATATTATTCAACCAATTGTCACCAGCCACAATCTCTTGTTCATCTTCCGACAACAGCCACCCATCGGAGTAATCACCTTCTGCATTGTCTGCACTACCATCACCGACTTGCAAACTACTATTATCGATGTTATCATCTACTTCTGAAGATACCTCGGCTGCTATGTCATCGTCTTCATCAACAGACCACTCATCTACAGATTCTTTACCACCCATTTCTTCCGCCTCATAATCAATCTAAAGGTGAAAAAAACATTAAGATAAGCTACTATTTCAAGATAATTTTGAAGATAGAGGGGATAAAGAGTTTGCTGCATCACCTTATTCCAGACTTCGATCATTTTTGTAAGCTTCTCTTCTGACACTCCTATTTGCTGTAGTACTTGCAACACAGTTGTGCGGTGTTCATCAAGATTAGGAGCTGTAGAGTCTATTACATGCTGTAACAACATAATCCAATATCTATATGATTACTTTAGTTGATTTAAATTTCTACATATGATGAAGCATTGAGATTGTTCATTAAAACGAAAGCCCTATTTCCGGCTTCGAGAAGAACGGGGTTTTTTTAAGAACAAAATGAAATACATATGCAAACAAAACTGAAAGAGAAAAAAGATAGCATCAACTTTAAACCAAATCATCCAGAAGCAGCATTTCTAATTGAACATTTACTATTACGAAAtgaatttcagaaaaaaaataatgttaCTGAAGAAAGGAAATTACTTTCCTCATACCAGCTAAGCTGAGTTGAAAAGAAGTAAAGACAGAACAACTCTTAGTTTCTAATTGAGCATTTCATATTCACCACTCCTCTTATTCCTGTTTCTTTTCCTCTTCcctttccttttattaatttttctaaaaaacTTTATAGTAGGTCTGTATCTGAATGTATTTTAAGACCTTCACATTTCTTGGAGTAGCTGACCAAATATAACAGAAACAATTGACTATAACAAATGAAACTGGCGCATACCCCTACATAACAACCACAAGGTCAGCAACGGAAGGGCAGGAATTTGACTTACTACAAGGAGGTCTGCTTCCGCTACTTCTTCCAAGGTAGCATGAAATGCTTCCACTAACTATAAAAGTAAATACATGTggtaaagaaaggaaaatataaacaaaaaacTCAAGAAAACAACTACATATACTTGTCAGGTACCTGTATAGGCAAGTCTGATATAAAACCTACAGTATCACTGAGAAGTACTTTCCTCCTAAATATTAATGTTTAATCGGATAAAAGAAGAGTTATTCAAGGAAATTTCAATTCTTCAAGTACTAGATCATGATAGGAAAAGTAAATGAAGAATCATATGAAGATCGTACCCTGAAGGAAGAAGAACACTTTTCAGTCGTGGATCCAGTGTTGCAAATAATCTGCATGCACCAGACTTCCAAGTAAAAACTCAAGGAAATAAGATGAACTGACAGTTCCTAACATCAATGAAATCCATAAAATCTAAACCAATTGCTTAAGAGGACAAAAGTACCGAGAGTCACAGTAAAGATCGCTATTCGATAGTGCACTGACCAATGTAGACTTTCCCTGTCAATTGAAATAAACAGAAAACTGTTAAGAAGTTGTAGTCTATTTATGAAGTAGCAATTGGTCAGCTGTAATAATATTTTGATCACCTACAGCATTTGTGTATCCAACAATAGCAACAGTAGCTAAACCTTTATGATCTGATCCACCACGCCTCTTGCGAGAATAACGTTGCAAAGCTCGAGTACGACGAACTTCTTCAATTTGGGATAACAAATGGTTTCGCCGTTGTATTATTCTGGTATGGAGTGCCAAGTGGAAGATAAACAAGATAAAGTAATTAAATACTGTACACATGCAGTAAAGCACAATATAAGATATCTAGTCTATGACCTACAACTCAGGCACCATGAAATATATAAACCATTTTTAAATAATGTAATCCAAGAAACTTGAAAGGAACATGACAACATAGTATTAAGCAGCATTTGGAGTTCAATCACACCGATCCCCAGATGGTTGAGTATTGTATGGATGAAAAATTAATACACAGATTACGCACGAGAGAGAAGCCATATAAGCAGACACAAGAACTGTTTCCTTTGTAAGTTATTATATCAAGGGAAATAACATCCTCCCAAAGGATTGCATGGGAAATGCTGATATAGGATGGTGAAGGAGCAACTAATGGACAGTCAGGTCAAGATTCAGTCTAATCAACTGACAAAAGAAGGGAAGGAAAGACCTGTACATAAAGCTACAGTCTGAGAGAACAAACTACCCAGAGAAAAGCCCGACAGTTTTCTAAACCTAAGAATATATCTGTGAACCATAAATTATATCAATCAATATAACAAAATTCACGAGGAAGTATGACAACTACAGACACATCCATTGAACCTTACCTTATGCTGTAaatttaacataaaaaaaaagtttccaAAAACAGCTGTTTAGGTTAACTTATACTTCATGCAATAGTAGATACATCTTAAAACATAGAGCTCAAAATTACTCACTAGTGCACCATTTTTCTTTTAACTACTATCCCAATAAAACATTATGCTCCCAAGAGATGCCCTTAAGCAGCTTATATTATATCTCAGAATGTGCATGGATTGATACTTGATATTGATTGATAGGTTAGAATTCAAATTGAAGTGGTTTTACTGTGTTACTGTTTTAACTGCTGTTAAATAAGTTCCTAGTCTTTAGGTTGGACCTAGTCTTTAGGCTAGTGGAGTTTGTTTAGGATTCTGTTTTTGAAGTATCTTACGTGATACTAGCTTCTCTCTTTTCTGTTATCTGTAAGGCTTTAAAAGCCAATCTTTTCTGATGAATAATGATGCTGAATATTCCAAACATTACATCTGTAATTTTGTTTAACATTTGATATCAGAGCAAGCATCTAGGGTTTCAGTTTGAGTGAAATACAGAGAGTTTCAGTTTGAGTGAAATACTGAGAGTTTCAGTTTGCGTGAAACACTGAGAGTTTCAGTTTGCGTGAAACACAGAGTGAGAGAGAAAGCGTTCAAGTGttcgtaagaaaagaaaagagagatgACTGAGAGTAGCGGTACAAATGGAAAATTTGTACAACCTGCGATTCCCAAATTTGATGGGTATTACGAACACTGGGCAAAGCTGATGGAAAATTTCCTTCGTGCAAAGGAATTTTGGAGCCTAATTGAAGAGGGGATTGATTCGGTTCCAACAGGAACTCAGGCGACTGAAGCACAGATGAAGGCAATAGAGGAGCAGCAGTTGAAAGACAGGAAGATTAAAAATTATCTCTATCAAGCTATCGATAGAGAAATTATGGAGACTATCCTCAACGATGATACCTCAAAGCAGATATGGGACTCCATGAAGCAGAAATTCAAGGGTTCCACGAGGGTGAAGAGAGCTCAGTTGCAGACGTTGAAGACAGAATTTGAAGTTCTCAGAATGAAGGAAGGAGAGACAGTTAATGCATATTTCGGGCGAACTCTTTCCATTGCCAAACGCATGAAAGCGTGCGGAGAGATCGTGCAGGAGAGGGAAATAACGGGGAAGATTCTCAGATCCCTGGTGCCGAAATTTAATTACGTTGTTTGCTCTATTGAAGAGTCGAATAATGTTGACATTCTAACAGTAGATGAACTTCAAAGCAGTCTGCTTATTCATGAGCAGAGAATGAAAAATGTTGAAGGAGAAGAACAAGTTTTGCTGAAAGTGACTCATGAAGAGAGAGTAGAAAGAGGAATGGGAAGAGGACGAGGAGCAATTCGAGGAggcagaggaagaggaagatcacTGTTTAACAAAGCCACTGTACAATGCTATCGGTGTCACAATCTTGGCCATTTCCAATATGAATGTCCCACTTTGGGAAAACTATCAAATTATGCCGAGCTAGACGAGGAGGAGGAGATGTTGTTGATGGCCTATATTGATGAAGCTGGTGCAAAGAGAGAAGACATTTGGTTTTTGGATTCTGGATGCAGTAATCACATGTGTGGTAATAAGGCTCTATTTTCTGAATTTGAGGAAATTGCACAACAAACTGTGAAGCTAGGGAACAATACCAGAATGCAAGTTTCTGGTAAGGGAAGCATCAAAATGGAGGTAGATGATGTGAATTTCGTTGTTGCTGATGTTTTTTGTGTACCTGAGCTCAAAAATAATCTCTTGAGCATAGGGCAACTTCAGGAGAGAGGTCTTTCCATCTTGATAGGATCTGGAATGTGCAAAATTTTCCATCCTCAAAGAGGTTTGATCATTCAAACCAATATGACGGCAAATCGAATGTTTATTCTAGTAGGAAAGACGGTGCCCATGTTTTCACATCCAAAACAAGAAGTTTGTTTCAACACAGCAACTGAGGATCTCACTCATCTATGGCACTGCAGATTGGGACACATTAGCAACACAAGTCTCAAAACTCTGATGCAAAAGAAGATGGTTCAAGGCCTACCTCAATTAACACTCTCGAATGAAGTGTGTGTTGACtgtttaaaaggaaaacaaCACAGGGAGCCCATTCCAAAAAGAAGCAACTGGAGAGCAACTCAGAGGTTAGAGCTTATTCACGCTGATTTGTGTGGTCCAATTTCGCCTATTTCTAATAGTGAAAGAAAATATGTTCTATGCTTGATTGATGATTATAGCCGAAAAGCTTGGTCATATTTTCTTCGTGTAAAGTCAGAAACTTTTGCTATGTTCAAACTCTTTAAGATCTTTGTTGAGAAAGAAACAGGCCTTGCTATCAAGTGTTTACGAACAGATCGAGGAGGAGAGTTCACATCTACTGAGTTCAATGATTTTTGTAGAGAAAGTGGAATTAGAAGGCAATTAACAACGGCATATACACCTTAGCAAAATGGAGTCGCAGAAAGGAAGAATCGTACAGTGATGAACTGTATGAGGAGTATGTTGTCTGAGAAAGGAATTCCAAAATCCTTTTGGCCAGAAGCAGTGAAGTGGGCGATCTATGTGCTCAATCGGTGCCCTACTATAGCTGTGGAGGATGCAACGCTAGAAGAAGTTTGGAGTGGAGTAAAGCCATCAATTGAGCATCTTAGAGTCTTTGGATGCATATGTCATATACACGTACCAGATGCCAAAAGAACCAAGCTGGACAACAAGAGTATAAGTGGCATTTTCATAGGGATCAGTGATGAATCAAAAGGATACAAAATTTATGATCCTGTTGCAAAGAAAGTAGTAATCAGTAAAGATGTTGTgtttgaagaaaagaaaaggtggGATTGGGGAAAGAGCTATGAGCAGCAATTACTTATTGAGCTTGAGTGGGGTGAAAATGAGGAGGAAGTGACCGCTCAAAATGAAGTTGAAGTGGCTGAACCCAATGCAGCAGATAATGATGTTGCTGCCAACGAAGATAATAATATTGCAACTGAAGATGAAAACGTGACAAGTACAACTTCTTCAAATTCCAGCTCTTCATCAAATTCTGATACGGAAGCAAGAATCAGGAGACCACCTAGCTGGTTGAATGATTATGTAAGTGGAGAAGGACTCTCAGAAAGTGAAGAAATTAATGTTAACTTTGTTGTTAGTGCGGGTACAGATCCTGTGAGTTTTGAAGAGGCTGTCAAAAATGAAAATTGGCAGAAAGCTATGGAGGCCGAAATCAAAAGCATAGAAAAGAATGATACATGGTTCCTCACTGATTTACCAAAAGGTGCAAAGCGGATTGGAGTAAAATGGGTCTACAAAACAAAGTTGAATGAGCACGGTGAAGTGGAAAAATTCAAAGCCCGATTGGTCGCAAAGGGATATGTACAGCAATATGGAATCGATTATGCTGAAGTCTTTGCACCGGTAGCTCGTATGGACACTGTCAGAATGATCCTTGCTCTAGCTGCTCAGAAGGAATGGAAGGTGTATCAGTTGGACGTGAAATCAGCGTTCTTACATGGCGAATTGATGGAGGATGTGTATGTGGAGCAGCCTAAGGGATTTGAGAAGAAGGAAGATCCTAATAAAGTGTATAAACTGAGAAAAGCCCTTTATGGACTAAAACAAGCCCCTCGAGCTTGGTTTAGCCGCATTGAAGCTTACTTCTTAAAGGAAGGATTTGAGAAATGTTCCAGTGAGCAAACGCTATTTGTAAAGATTAACATTCGAGGTAAACTTTTAATTGTAAGTTTATACGTTGATGATCTGATATATACCAGGAATGATGAAGAAATGATGGGAGACTTTAAGCAATCGATGATGGAGTTCGATATGACGGACTTAGGGAAGATGAAGTACTTTCTCGGAATTGAGGTGCAGCAAGATGAAAATGGAATTTTCATCAGTCAAAAGAAATATGCAGGAGACGTGATTAAGCGATTTCGAATGGAGGACTGCAATGCTGTTTCAAATCCTATAGTTCctggttgcaaaattttgaaGGATGAGCATGGAATTTCTGTTGACAGCACCCTCTACAAGCAACTTGTTGGAAGTTTGATTTATCTTACATCAACTCGTCCAGATTTGATGTATGTAGTAAGCTTAATTAGTAGGTACATGTCTCAACCTACAGAGCTTCATCTCATGATTGCAAAAAGGGTGCTAAGGTATGTAAAAGGAACCATTAATCTTGGCATCCTATATCAAAAGAAGACAAGTGGCTTGCTGATTGCCTACACCGACAGTGATTATGCGGGATGTTTGGAGGATAGGAAAAGTACTACAGGGTATGCGTTTATGATGAGTTCAGGGGCAGTAGCTTGGTCATCTAGAAAGCAACCGATCGTGACGCTATCAACAACGGAGGCTGAATATGTAGCAGCAGCAGCATGTGCTTGTCAAGCAATGTGGATGAAGATGGTCCTTACAAAACTTGGCTGCAATGGTGATCAGTGCACAACGGTTTACTGTGACAACAGTTCTACAATAAAgttatccaaaaatccagtaATGCACAAGAGGAGTAAGCATATTGCAGTTCGTTTCCATTTCTTAAGGGATCTGTGTAATGAAGGTGCAGTTCGTTTAGTTCATTGTGGTTCACATGATCAAgttgcggacatcctaactaagCCACTCAAGCTAGAACAATTTCAGAAGCTTAGAAGTCTACTTGGAGTATGTGAATCGTCATAAGTAAACGCAACAGTCTGCTTAGTTTAAGGGAGGGTTTGATAGGTTAGAATTCAAATTGAAGTGGTTTTACTGTGTTACTGTTTTAACTGTTGTTAAATAAGTTCCTAGTCTTTAGGTTGGACCTAGTCTTTAGGCTAGTGGAGTTTGTTTAGGATTCTGTTTTTGAAGTATCTTACGTGATACTAGTTTCTCTCTTTTCTGTTATCTGTAAGGCTTTAAAAGCCAATTTTTTCTGATGAATAatgagggtaaatttcatcaatggtgtacaacgtttgcctcatttcacactttggtgtacaaccttcaatttgtctcattaatatatacgaacttataggtgacctcccactatagtctacaacaggtaaaaatgaccggtcaaaccTGCAATATTACCTTTTTTCCACCCATTCCTTACAAAATATGGGACCCATCTTATATTCAATTACTATCATACCCTCTCCTTTATTATACTCTCtagatttctctctctaattttctctctctaaatctcTCTCCAGTCCTACCATTCTGAAACGTTTGAAGTTAAAACCAAAATCTGCAGTTGCAAATCTCTTATTATTTGGGTTATCAAGGTTGAATGTTCTGAAtggagaaaaacaaaaaaaaaatggaatttaCTGTTCTAATTTGAATGGGTAAGACTGTAGCTTGATCTGGTATCGAAACAAAAGGAGATTGCCAATCTTAAAACATGTCTGACTGAATTCAGAAAACCAACATTTTTCTCTTTACTTTCATCATCAACCCATACAACGGCTCACACAATGTAATCCTTCATCACTTTTTCATGATTAGTTATTTTTATTGTGACAGAATTGCGATTGTAACACAAAAGGAGAGAAATCTGCTTTATTTATTGAAATTGGAAGGACAGCCAAGTTCCAGATCAATTGCAAagaaagaaataattcatccaTACTTTAATAACAAAAATTGTATGTTACATGAAATTTGATATTGTAAAAAAGGATTCAATTAATTACAACCACCAAATTAAGGAACACCACGTTGACGATCGAGAAGGCCATGAAGCGGTGGCGGGATCAGTTGGTCTGATAAATGGAATTAATGAAACCAAAATCCTACTGCTACAATTGATTTCAGAGGCACCCAAGTTTGCCTCAACTGGGTTCGGTTTCATCAGATTCTGAAGTAATTGCCTTTGTTGTTGAGAGAAAGGGAGAACACAGAggctttagagagagaaaaggagaGCCAGAAAGAggctttagagagagagagttagataGAGATGCAACTGTTTTAGAGAGAGATGCAAAGTGTAGCTTTTGTTATTTGGGAGAgttagagagaaagagaggggaTAACCGTACCTTTTGTATAAGGGGGTATTTTAGACATTTCAATTAATTAAGatcaatttttgactttttgaccggtcaaactggTGACGTGGCGCGTTGACCAGTCATTTTAACTGGCCAtataccaaagtgggaggtcacctataagttcgtacatattagtgagacaaattgaaggttgtataccaaagtgtgaaatgggacAAAGATTGTAcatcattgatgaaatttaccctgaATAATGATGCTGAATATTCCAAACATTACATCTGTAATTTTGTTTAACATTGATAACATGGTATGAGTGACACTAAAAGAGACAAGTAAAGTTAATATAGAATTTGAAACATTTCCGATGTTAGCATTCAGCACTTGACTCCTAGCTTCACCAAAAGTAACAAGGCCATAATAGTTAATAGGATACAAGGTATACAATTCAATAACCCTCACAATCAAGTGAAATTTGAGATCAAGAATCAAACCTTCGTCGTTGAAGTTGAAGTTCAGTTTCTCCAGCACCACTAATGAAGCCACGTCCTCCACTTCCCCTCCTGCAAGCAATTTTTATGCAAATATATGAGTTCTTTAATAATAGATGACTGAATAAAACCAAGCAACCTCTTTAAACACAATAGAAACCCAATGTTAGAAGATTCAAGGATCAGAGTCATAAAGATATTATCGACCAcaaccaaaaaaaaagtaagacatAGGAGAACCAAATAGGGAGCAATATGATACTTTAGTTCCGATCAGAATATATAGTGCACAATGAAACATGGGCTAGAGTTGAAGATA comes from the Euphorbia lathyris chromosome 5, ddEupLath1.1, whole genome shotgun sequence genome and includes:
- the LOC136229312 gene encoding GTP-binding protein At3g49725, chloroplastic, producing MALSLLRSRFKTLDSINQSPFLSSNFILPSYFSSKQRINDGNEDKDGQDVVSLFNRDPNSSPQLFVVQPRLRPDAFLQSKLNEALCLANSLEEQRDAYFQSDFFDKALPPHIVVQNPIFRSSKARADTFFGPGTVDTIKVHLYESESKGEVDAVFVNSILSGVQQRNLERKWEKPVLDRVGLIIEIFNAHAHTREAKIQSELAALMYKRSRLVRVRGLGGRYTFGTSGEAEVVSARGRGSGGRGFISGAGETELQLQRRRIIQRRNHLLSQIEEVRRTRALQRYSRKRRGGSDHKGLATVAIVGYTNAGKSTLVSALSNSDLYCDSRLFATLDPRLKSVLLPSGRKVLLSDTVGFISDLPIQLVEAFHATLEEVAEADLLVHVIDSTAPNLDEHRTTVLQVLQQIGVSEEKLTKMIEVWNKIDYEAEEMGGKESVDEWSVDEDDDIAAEVSSEVDDNIDNSSLQVGDGSADNAEGDYSDGWLLSEDEQEIVAGDNWLNNMGEQQVETLNNLGLENYQAQHGPHVKTSAITGVGLPELLQLIDERLQDEEAKVAENVLERSFIDRKWRPPRTVDTGVAVEQ